A genomic stretch from Denticeps clupeoides unplaced genomic scaffold, fDenClu1.1, whole genome shotgun sequence includes:
- the psd2 gene encoding PH and SEC7 domain-containing protein 2 translates to MTQEGQSDPPALETRPGSEQLELQDGEVELGREEPGAGGSGGEGVVDDGMVEESREEEEEKDEGMETEVALINGSVCDDTQCSEERSVLGSACNLLQNFNLDPEALTEDRKQNEEDTEHSDEEKEGTCTHLDAFSSAFECSLEAEPEGESELDTEAEPRVDTFSSVFERIVEHVVTATEEDDEDEEEERQDGFSSTFERIVESELLRGGTCYSSLDSLDVLSLTDETDSCVSFEAPLTPLIQQRALFGPELLETELETVQEGAESVDGDGEDERGVGSNGGCGRSPLRTSIPGSRSENVLSQSTQRIPNGFHTNTHTNGDGSVLPSSASDGSLVDDADLARGSTDTLANGCRAHADAAKRLAKRLYHLDGFKRCDVARHLGKNNEFSQMVASEYLTFFDFAGLTLDRALRNFLKVFPLMGETQERERVLVHFSRRFCHCNPEALTSEDGAHTLTCALMLLNTDLHGHNIGKKMSCQQFISNLDGLDDGEDFPKELLKVKHTRLKNEKLEWAIEEDELRKSLSELVEDQCDGNKRVVRVTDGSNPFIAIPLLLNATTYKHGVLTRKSHADMDGKRTPRGRRGWKKFYAVLKGMILYLQKDEYKPDKDLSEVDLKNAVRVHHALATKATDYSKKPNVLKLKTSDWRVFLFQAPSEEEMMSWIFRINLVASLFSAPAFPAAIGSMKNFCRPLLPSSTTRLSQEEQLKSHEKQLKQVSLDLEEHSRTPADWPPKSKELEEHRLKGHYLTYEKSRYETYVRLLQARIQTDTEDLDQLEANMFSRESRDGILRKTRSSPTISQGHGVN, encoded by the exons ATGACCCAAGAGGGCCAGAGTGACCCACCAGCACTGGAGACCCGGCCAGGGTCCGAGCAGCTGGAGCTTCAGGATGGAGAGGTGGAGCTGGGCCGAGAGGAACCGGGAGCAGGAGGATCTGGTGGAGAAGGTGTGGTGGATGATGGGATGGTGGAGGAGtccagagaagaagaagaagagaaggatGAAGGGATGGAGACAGAAGTGGCCCTCATcaatggaagtgtgtgtgatgaCACACAGTGCAGCGAAGAGAGGTCTGTGTTGGGTTCTGCTTGTAATCTCCTCCAGAATTTCAACCTGGATCCAGA GGCCCTGACCGAAGACAGAAAACAGAACGAGGAAGACACAGAGCACAGTGATGAAGAAAAGGAAGGCACATGCACCCACCTGGACGCCTTCAGCTCCGCCTTTGAATGTTCTCTGGAGGCGGAGCCAGAAGGAGAATCAGAGCTAGACACCGAAGCAGAACCTCGAGTGGACACCTTCAGCTCAGTGTTCGAGCGCATTGTCGAGCATGTTGTTACTGCAACAGAGGAGgacgatgaagatgaagaagaagagcgCCAGGATGGTTTCAGCTCCACGTTCGAGCGAATCGTGGAGTCTGAGCTGCTGAGGGGCGGGACCTGCTACAGCTCGCTGGATTCGCTGGATGTGCTGTCACTCACTGATGAGACAGACAGTTGCGTCAGTTTCGAAGCTCCGCTTACGCCCCTcatccagcagagggcgctgttCGGACCCGAGCTGTTGGAGACTGAGCTGGAGACCGTgcaggaaggggcggagtctgTCGATGGCGATGGAGAAGAtgagaggggggtggggtcaAATGGGGGTTGTGGGAGGAGTCCGCTGCGGACATCAATTCCTGGGAGTCGATCAGAAAATGTGCTGAGTCAATCGACACAGAGAATTCCAAACGGGttccacaccaacacacataccAATGGAGATGGTTCTGTCCTTCCCAGTTCTGCCAG TGATGGCAGCCTGGTGGACGACGCTGACCTGGCACGGGGCAGCACCGACACCCTCGCCAACGGCTGCCGCGCCCACGCCGATGCGGCCAAGCGGCTGGCCAAGCGGCTGTACCACCTGGACGGGTTCAAGCGCTGCGATGTGGCGCGTCATCTGGGCAAGAa TAACGAGTTTAGTCAGATGGTGGCGTCTGAGTATCTGACATTCTTTGACTTTGCTGGTCTTACGCTGGATCGAGCTCTAAG GAACTTCCTGAAGGTTTTCCCCCTGATGGGCGAGACTCAGGAGCGGGAGAGGGTTCTGGTCCATTTCTCCAGAAGGTTCTGCCACTGCAACCCTGAGGCCCTCACCTCTGAAG ATGGTGCTCACACGTTAACATGCGCCCTGATGTTACTCAACACAGACCTACACGGGCAT AATATCGGTAAGAAGATGTCCTGTCAGCAGTTCATCAGTAATCTGGATGGACTGGACGATGGAGAAGATTTCCCCAAAGAGCTTCTAAAGGTAAAACACA CTCGATTAAAAAATGAGAAGCTGGAATGGGCCAT tgaGGAAGATGAGCTGAGGAAGAGTCTCTCTGAGCTGGTTGAGGACCAGTGTGATGGTAACAAGCGAGTTGTCAGGGTAACAGACGGCAGTAACCCCTTCATCGCCATCCCGCTGCTCCTCAACGCAACAACGTACAAACATGGAGTCCTGACCCGCAAGAGCCATGCGGACATGGATGGCAAacgca CCCCCAGGGGGCGCCGTGGCTGGAAGAAATTCTATGCAGTTTTGAAGGGGATGATCCTCTACCTACAGAAG GATGAGTATAAGCCGGATAAAGACCTGTCTGAGGTGGATCTGAAGAACGCTGTGCGGGTTCACCACGCCCTCGCTACCAAGGCAACCGACTACAGCAAGAAACCCAACGTCCTGAAGCTGAAAACATCTGACTGGAGAGTCTTTCTGTTCCAGGCCCC GAGTGAGGAGGAAATGATGTCATGGATTTTCCGGATTAATCTGGTGGCATCTCTGTTCTCCGCCCCTGCATTCCCAGCCGCCATTGGCTCCATGAAGAACTTCTGCAGACCGTTACTTCCATCCTCTACCACCAGGCTGagccag GAGGAGCAGCTGAAGTCCCATGAGAAGCAGCTGAAGCAGGTCTCTCTGGATCTGGAGGAACATAGCAGAACTCCAGCCGACTGGCCACCCAAAAGCAAAGAACTTGAGGAACATCGACTCAAGGGACACTACCTGACCTACGAG AAGAGTCGATACGAGACGTACGTCAGGCTCCTGCAAGCCCGGATCCAGACGGACACTGAAGACCTGGATCAGCTGGAGGCCAACATGTTTTCCAGGGAGAGCCGTGATGGAATTCTCCGGAAGACACGTTCCAGCCCAACCATCAGCCAGGGTCACGGGGTCAACTGA